The following coding sequences are from one Saprospiraceae bacterium window:
- the era gene encoding GTPase Era: protein MKSGFINIIGSPNAGKSTLLNALMQDKWAITSPKPQTTRQRLLVVRNEGDNQFIFSDSPGYIASASYKLHHAMNNEIEGMKNDADVFLLVIDPTDKHGIHPYLVNMLKKSEVPAIIIINKIDIANSEQIQNLKQELQKLELGDNVYEMSALSQEAIEPLLQKLSDFLPEHPFYFDSETSSDKSVRFFIAELIREKIFQLFSDEIPYSVIVSVDSCKGVDDNSEMAKIEARIFVNKSSQLAIIVGKNGAKIKELGIQSRLEIEKFLRQKVHLGLTAKLKENWREDQSFITKIGMKP from the coding sequence ATGAAATCAGGATTTATAAATATAATTGGCTCCCCAAACGCTGGCAAATCAACATTGCTCAATGCTTTAATGCAGGACAAATGGGCCATCACGAGTCCAAAGCCGCAAACGACCCGGCAAAGATTGTTGGTGGTAAGAAATGAGGGGGACAATCAGTTTATATTTTCTGACAGTCCGGGATATATTGCAAGTGCCAGTTACAAACTACATCATGCAATGAATAATGAAATTGAAGGTATGAAAAATGATGCCGATGTTTTTCTGCTTGTCATTGATCCGACAGATAAACACGGTATCCACCCCTATTTGGTCAACATGCTAAAAAAAAGTGAAGTTCCAGCTATTATAATTATCAATAAAATCGATATCGCAAATTCTGAACAAATCCAGAATTTGAAACAGGAATTGCAGAAATTGGAGCTTGGAGACAATGTCTATGAAATGTCTGCACTCAGTCAGGAAGCTATAGAACCCTTATTACAAAAATTATCTGATTTCTTACCGGAACATCCATTCTACTTTGATAGCGAGACAAGTAGTGATAAATCAGTGCGCTTTTTTATTGCAGAGCTAATTCGCGAAAAAATATTTCAATTATTCAGCGACGAGATACCTTATAGTGTAATAGTTTCAGTTGATAGTTGCAAAGGAGTGGATGACAATAGTGAGATGGCAAAAATTGAAGCTCGTATTTTTGTGAATAAATCTTCTCAACTTGCAATCATAGTTGGAAAAAATGGAGCAAAAATTAAAGAACTAGGAATTCAAAGCCGGCTGGAAATTGAAAAATTCCTGAGACAAAAAGTTCATTTAGGCTTGACTGCCAAACTAAAAGAAAATTGGCGTGAAGATCAATCGTTTATTACTAAAATTGGCATGAAACCATGA
- a CDS encoding ATP-binding protein, whose amino-acid sequence MAGNFTISGPESTGKTYLSMRLATLCKGTWIPEYSRSYLNQLRRSYAPDDLDNIADGQLEMILRAHEQSTGKPLILDTDLLNILVWSELKYGKVSSKIEACYRKQPPTHHLLLQADLPWEFDSLRENPFDRAEIFKYFIKTLQFRQLPFTIIEGFGAKRINQCIWTMIQKSKFL is encoded by the coding sequence ATGGCAGGTAATTTTACAATTTCAGGTCCGGAATCAACCGGAAAAACATATTTGTCCATGAGACTGGCTACCTTATGCAAAGGTACATGGATTCCAGAATATTCCCGAAGCTATCTCAACCAATTAAGGCGTTCTTATGCACCAGATGATTTGGATAACATTGCAGATGGCCAGCTGGAAATGATATTGAGAGCGCATGAACAAAGTACAGGGAAACCTTTAATATTGGATACAGATTTACTCAATATCTTGGTATGGAGTGAGCTCAAATATGGAAAAGTTTCTTCGAAAATTGAAGCTTGTTACAGAAAACAACCACCAACACATCATTTATTACTTCAAGCTGATTTGCCTTGGGAATTCGATTCTCTGAGAGAAAATCCATTCGATCGCGCAGAAATTTTCAAATATTTTATAAAAACTTTACAATTTCGTCAACTTCCATTTACTATTATAGAAGGCTTCGGAGCCAAACGTATCAATCAATGTATATGGACTATGATTCAGAAGAGCAAATTTTTGTAA
- a CDS encoding TonB-dependent receptor, producing the protein MQRYLFIISFLISDFVSFGQYKIIGHVIDSDQKPFIGLEVNLTQLQLSSHTDEKGYFYFENIPNGKYALAIDYQYDVEYRTLVVDGSNVSEDYILERRVQFDEVQISAINWGAERSANRVVLDSESLIQRDADKEFIYNMNHLSSVLLSSDAGNGIGYSQIRIRGIDPSHLQLNINGIPITDAESSLNYYVDFSDIMSSAEQIQIFKGNAPLRSGPGAFGPAIQLNINKLHLKPFLAVKVGIGSYNSQKLSLVANSGLLENKYELEGRVSLQNSDGFIQRSDSRLRSFYLSVARIHPVYSWRINLLHGKETTGQAWFGVPESFLEDKKKITFNFAGTEAPNDPYHDIDQYKQSHLQFFFNRKVRKKGQFNFTYNITYGRGFYENYKQGQNLSDYKIYHKDSASADLIRQKWLENIFGFTQLEYRNSFTKTIDYSIGLTGSIYYGKHFGIVPTVFVSEPEYLKDLYYDNNGLKHEVSSFFKIQKFSKDKNWIFGAELLFKTVSYSTRGSHDDYGNITLLYNTSYLNPLGFIHFNIGKHMTLSGSMAYYQKEPFRDDLLNNPGVRNEELLDIELGVVGERSTIKWSVNFFGMNYFDLLGYSGKLNQVGEPIRINLQNALRSGVECDLTYKPRWGESYFSFQKSIHRTREYLFSYPVYDDDFNVIRNQEIEVKNAPLAYSPETMMFFSQNLKWKGLKSWKTDFSIGYEHKFVGQQYLDNSGRNSVLIPSFNYGNFFILVDGSKWFKNPLSLKFVLNNLWDQKYSSNGWTYTYGTVNPIKDNDPYIIQKDADFLHIAKAIYPQALRHWNLSLHWLIQ; encoded by the coding sequence ATGCAGAGGTATTTATTTATTATTTCATTTTTAATTTCGGACTTTGTGTCATTTGGCCAATATAAAATCATTGGTCACGTCATAGATTCTGATCAAAAGCCCTTTATTGGCCTCGAAGTCAATCTGACTCAACTACAGCTTAGCAGCCATACAGATGAGAAAGGGTATTTTTATTTTGAAAACATTCCAAACGGAAAATACGCTTTAGCAATTGATTATCAATATGATGTAGAGTATAGGACATTGGTGGTTGATGGTAGCAATGTTTCAGAAGATTATATTTTAGAACGCAGGGTTCAGTTCGATGAAGTTCAAATTAGTGCCATCAATTGGGGTGCTGAGCGTAGCGCCAATAGGGTAGTACTGGATTCTGAAAGCTTGATCCAACGAGATGCAGACAAAGAATTTATATACAACATGAATCATTTGTCTTCAGTGCTTTTGAGCTCAGATGCAGGGAATGGTATAGGCTATAGTCAAATCAGAATTCGCGGTATTGATCCTAGTCATTTGCAACTTAATATTAACGGTATACCGATCACTGATGCCGAATCCTCATTAAACTATTATGTGGATTTTAGTGATATCATGTCGAGCGCTGAGCAAATTCAGATTTTCAAAGGAAACGCGCCATTGAGGTCCGGTCCGGGAGCATTTGGACCTGCAATTCAGCTCAACATCAATAAACTGCACTTGAAGCCATTTTTAGCTGTGAAAGTCGGTATAGGATCATACAATAGTCAAAAACTGAGCTTGGTGGCTAATTCTGGTTTATTAGAAAACAAATACGAACTGGAAGGTCGTGTGAGTCTTCAAAATTCAGACGGTTTTATTCAAAGATCCGACTCTAGATTGAGGTCATTTTATCTCAGTGTTGCAAGAATACATCCTGTTTATTCCTGGCGGATAAACCTCTTGCATGGCAAAGAAACTACAGGGCAAGCATGGTTTGGGGTTCCAGAAAGTTTCCTAGAGGACAAGAAAAAAATTACTTTCAATTTTGCAGGCACAGAAGCTCCTAATGATCCTTATCATGATATAGATCAATATAAACAAAGCCATTTACAGTTTTTCTTCAACCGAAAGGTCAGAAAAAAAGGACAGTTCAATTTTACATATAACATCACTTATGGTAGAGGATTTTATGAAAATTATAAACAAGGACAAAATTTAAGTGATTATAAAATTTATCATAAGGATTCTGCATCTGCTGATTTAATTAGACAAAAATGGTTGGAGAATATTTTTGGATTTACACAATTAGAATATAGAAATTCATTCACGAAAACCATCGATTATTCCATAGGTTTAACAGGTTCAATTTATTATGGAAAGCACTTTGGAATTGTGCCGACAGTATTTGTTTCTGAGCCTGAATATCTTAAGGATTTATACTATGATAATAACGGACTGAAACATGAAGTGAGCAGTTTCTTCAAAATACAGAAATTTTCTAAAGACAAGAATTGGATTTTTGGCGCTGAACTATTGTTCAAGACAGTTTCTTATTCAACACGGGGTAGTCATGACGATTATGGCAATATAACTTTACTATATAATACAAGTTACTTGAATCCTCTGGGTTTTATTCACTTTAATATTGGCAAACATATGACGCTAAGCGGAAGTATGGCTTATTACCAAAAGGAACCCTTTCGGGATGATTTATTAAATAATCCCGGTGTTCGAAATGAAGAGTTGTTGGACATCGAACTTGGAGTAGTAGGGGAGCGTTCCACAATAAAGTGGAGTGTAAACTTTTTTGGGATGAACTATTTTGATCTTTTAGGATATTCCGGTAAACTCAATCAAGTGGGTGAACCAATACGGATTAATTTGCAAAATGCACTGAGGTCAGGCGTAGAATGTGATTTAACTTATAAACCAAGATGGGGTGAAAGCTATTTTTCTTTTCAGAAAAGCATTCATCGAACTCGAGAGTATTTGTTTTCATACCCAGTATATGATGACGATTTCAATGTCATCAGGAACCAGGAAATTGAAGTTAAAAATGCACCTTTAGCATATTCACCGGAAACCATGATGTTTTTCTCACAAAATTTAAAATGGAAAGGATTAAAATCATGGAAGACCGATTTCAGTATTGGATATGAACACAAATTTGTCGGACAGCAATATCTTGATAATTCAGGCCGAAATTCAGTTCTAATACCTTCTTTCAATTATGGAAATTTCTTTATTTTGGTAGATGGTTCCAAATGGTTTAAAAATCCATTGTCTTTAAAATTTGTGTTGAACAATCTTTGGGATCAAAAATACTCTTCAAATGGTTGGACATATACATACGGTACAGTCAATCCTATCAAGGACAATGATCCTTATATCATACAAAAAGATGCTGATTTTTTGCACATAGCAAAAGCAATTTATCCACAAGCTTTGCGCCATTGGAATCTAAGTCTACATTGGTTAATACAATGA
- a CDS encoding PKD domain-containing protein, protein MHKSSFFLLFLILLGVQLNAQKFFPLPPMTQSQVEVDKVFRGAKMFSINVSDIQKSLQRRGNQQKLHLDFDGLVWDLDLFEFDMMSSDYKLLIGKDGGVDVRKKDPNLKFYRGYNRSSDNGVAFIAVSNGFLLGSVRHEGKLYLIEPARYTAGSAEDNQFLVYSEEMVIPHENVSCAYDMYKSEMDKHRDFGDEHAGRRAGCVSVEAALANDMTIFTWQGNNSTNVENWCSGILALVETNYDTEFSTDVEMSVSAIYVATSSGSDPWNSVNNINTHLNTHLSWANGGGYGGASYDFATAWTRKYTSGAVGLAWVAVVCTSNRYNVCSAYTTASGTLRQLQAHEVGHNFGAGHDASGSPYIMAPAVNGSSTWSSASITDIDNHINSRWCLDPCSSGTPPTAGFSADPKIGCAPLKVTFRDLSIGAPTSWLWTFDGGSPATSTAQNPVVTYSTGGLYSVTLKVTNGYGDDETTFTDYIQVYDAVVPYFEETIDGRTVYFNNQSLFGDTYRWEFGDNTYSNEEHPVHDYLKDGTYTVKLKVTNFCGTKEYVKKIIIVTPPVPDFEADTIYGCTPLTIRFKNLSSNNVTRYEWDFPGGEPNFSTLQNPVITYKYSDSFSVKLTVVNTNYTVSKYRKNYIYVDTIPKSAFDFNPTGLNVNFIENGKRGKNYKWDFGDGGTSILKNPDYTYSASGTYRVRLITANSCGSDTSYQNVTVTNGLYSVFESNDNNSCAPATVHFTNKSPGATAFKWTFPGGIPSSSTDPNPTILYQNAGNYNVSLEVSDGVDSKLSAQQDFVKIKASPVSSFNFSVKAYKVSFNDLSTGASSYEWAFGDQTFSNLANPTHEYGAEGEYQVSLKVTNECGTHTYNEIVAVYLVPKVDFSSNTISVCAGKEVQFNDKSSRDVVDWSWQFGGGVPALSTEKNPSVTYWKAGLYTVKLAVKNSNGTNSVTKPTTSKFYLQFVAQNTLLSIKNLVMLMEIQLLMLNQGKFYLTAGRLYQIQISEILILVLKLL, encoded by the coding sequence ATGCACAAAAGTTCCTTTTTTCTATTATTTCTGATCCTCTTGGGAGTTCAATTGAATGCCCAGAAGTTTTTTCCACTTCCACCAATGACACAATCCCAGGTTGAAGTTGATAAAGTTTTCAGAGGTGCAAAAATGTTCTCTATTAACGTTTCTGATATCCAGAAAAGTTTACAAAGAAGGGGAAATCAGCAGAAACTTCATCTAGATTTTGATGGGCTGGTATGGGATTTGGATTTATTTGAATTTGACATGATGTCTTCCGATTATAAGTTGCTTATTGGCAAGGATGGGGGAGTAGATGTTAGGAAGAAAGATCCTAATTTGAAATTTTACAGAGGTTACAATAGAAGTTCTGACAATGGTGTAGCTTTCATAGCTGTTTCAAATGGTTTCTTATTAGGCTCCGTTAGACATGAAGGAAAATTATATTTGATCGAGCCAGCTCGTTATACTGCTGGGAGTGCCGAGGATAATCAATTTTTAGTTTATTCTGAGGAAATGGTTATTCCTCATGAAAATGTGTCTTGCGCCTATGACATGTACAAGTCAGAAATGGACAAGCATCGTGATTTTGGTGATGAACATGCTGGGAGAAGAGCTGGATGTGTTAGTGTGGAAGCAGCACTTGCGAATGACATGACCATTTTTACATGGCAAGGAAATAATTCTACAAATGTGGAGAACTGGTGTTCAGGTATTCTGGCTTTGGTGGAGACGAATTATGATACAGAATTTTCTACTGATGTAGAAATGTCAGTTTCTGCTATTTATGTAGCTACTAGTTCTGGGTCTGACCCTTGGAATTCTGTGAATAATATAAATACGCACCTGAACACTCATCTCAGTTGGGCAAACGGTGGAGGATATGGTGGGGCAAGCTATGATTTTGCAACTGCATGGACAAGAAAGTATACTTCCGGAGCTGTTGGTTTGGCTTGGGTAGCAGTCGTTTGTACTTCGAATCGATATAATGTATGCAGTGCATACACTACGGCTTCAGGCACTTTACGTCAACTTCAAGCTCATGAAGTTGGCCATAATTTTGGAGCTGGACACGACGCAAGTGGTAGCCCATATATAATGGCTCCTGCAGTAAACGGTTCTAGTACCTGGTCTTCAGCTTCAATTACAGATATTGATAATCACATTAATAGCAGGTGGTGCTTGGACCCTTGCAGCTCAGGGACACCTCCAACGGCTGGTTTTTCAGCTGATCCAAAGATCGGATGTGCACCTTTGAAAGTAACTTTCAGAGATTTATCTATTGGCGCTCCAACTAGCTGGTTGTGGACATTTGACGGTGGATCTCCTGCAACTTCAACTGCTCAAAATCCTGTTGTTACTTACTCCACAGGTGGATTATACAGTGTAACTTTAAAAGTGACTAATGGATATGGAGATGATGAGACTACTTTTACTGATTACATTCAAGTTTATGATGCAGTAGTTCCTTATTTTGAAGAAACTATCGATGGTAGGACGGTTTATTTCAATAATCAATCTTTGTTTGGAGACACATACAGATGGGAGTTTGGCGATAACACTTATTCTAATGAAGAGCATCCGGTACATGATTACCTCAAAGACGGTACATACACAGTTAAACTTAAGGTAACTAATTTTTGTGGTACCAAAGAGTATGTGAAAAAAATTATCATCGTGACACCACCGGTGCCTGATTTTGAAGCAGATACTATTTATGGTTGCACACCTCTGACAATTAGATTTAAAAATCTCTCTTCAAACAATGTAACAAGATACGAGTGGGATTTTCCTGGAGGAGAACCAAATTTTTCTACCTTACAAAATCCCGTAATAACCTATAAATATTCTGATTCATTCTCTGTAAAGTTGACTGTAGTCAATACGAATTATACCGTAAGTAAGTATCGTAAAAATTATATATATGTAGATACAATACCGAAGTCGGCATTTGACTTTAACCCTACCGGCTTGAATGTTAATTTTATTGAGAATGGAAAGCGCGGCAAGAATTATAAATGGGATTTTGGTGATGGTGGTACATCAATTTTAAAGAACCCAGACTATACTTATTCTGCTTCCGGGACTTATCGTGTACGCTTGATTACCGCAAATTCTTGTGGAAGTGATACAAGTTATCAAAATGTCACAGTGACTAATGGTTTATATTCTGTGTTTGAGTCCAACGACAATAATTCATGTGCTCCTGCTACTGTACATTTTACTAACAAATCCCCAGGTGCTACTGCTTTCAAATGGACATTCCCAGGAGGAATTCCTTCCAGCAGTACCGATCCAAATCCTACTATTCTATACCAAAATGCAGGCAATTATAATGTTTCTTTAGAAGTGAGCGATGGTGTGGATTCGAAATTGTCTGCCCAACAAGATTTTGTAAAAATTAAAGCTTCTCCTGTATCATCGTTCAACTTTTCAGTGAAAGCTTATAAAGTTAGCTTCAATGACTTATCCACTGGTGCTAGTTCATATGAGTGGGCTTTTGGAGACCAAACCTTTAGCAATTTAGCAAATCCTACACATGAGTACGGTGCAGAAGGAGAGTATCAGGTTTCTCTTAAAGTAACAAATGAATGCGGTACACATACTTACAACGAGATTGTGGCCGTTTATCTCGTGCCAAAAGTTGATTTCTCTTCTAATACTATTAGCGTATGTGCTGGAAAAGAAGTTCAGTTTAATGATAAATCTTCCAGAGATGTAGTGGATTGGTCTTGGCAGTTTGGTGGTGGCGTACCTGCATTGTCAACCGAAAAAAATCCAAGTGTCACTTACTGGAAAGCCGGTTTGTACACAGTTAAACTTGCTGTAAAAAATTCAAACGGAACAAATTCAGTTACAAAACCAACTACATCAAAGTTCTATCTCCAATTCGTTGCCCAGAATACTCTTCTGAGTATAAAGAATCTGGTGATGTTGATGGAGATCCAATTGTTGATGCTAAACCAAGGGAAGTTCTATCTAACCGCTGGTCGATTGTACCAAATCCAAATTTCGGAAATTTTAATATTAGTTCTGAAGCTTCTGTAA
- a CDS encoding nucleoside triphosphate pyrophosphohydrolase family protein, whose product MNEIIFAEAQALNSVADFHHLFDLPVQTTPQIPDVKRCELRVSLLQEELNELKEAIQANDIVAAADAFCDLQYVLSGAILEFGLGEKFAEMFTEVQRSNMSKACPDQKDAEASLSWYKIEKNTDGYLKPKEGKFILYRTEDNKVLKSISYSPANLQSILTK is encoded by the coding sequence ATGAATGAAATAATTTTTGCTGAAGCACAAGCACTTAATAGTGTTGCGGATTTTCATCATTTATTTGATTTACCTGTGCAAACTACTCCTCAAATTCCGGATGTAAAAAGATGTGAGCTGAGGGTCTCATTGCTCCAGGAAGAACTGAATGAATTGAAAGAAGCGATTCAAGCGAATGATATTGTTGCAGCGGCAGATGCATTTTGCGATTTGCAGTATGTACTTTCGGGTGCCATTCTGGAATTTGGTTTGGGAGAAAAATTTGCTGAAATGTTTACTGAAGTTCAAAGATCAAACATGAGCAAGGCATGTCCAGATCAAAAAGATGCAGAGGCAAGTCTCAGCTGGTACAAGATCGAAAAAAATACAGATGGTTATTTAAAACCAAAAGAAGGGAAATTTATATTATATCGAACAGAAGATAACAAGGTGTTGAAATCAATCAGTTACTCTCCTGCAAATCTCCAAAGTATCCTCACAAAATAA
- a CDS encoding tetratricopeptide repeat protein, protein MKNTFLVSLIMFLGLSIAFAQEPEKDVKKADKLYGLYQLDQVNSAGKLSEAQKIIDAVYMDPAVTTQHKTWMVRGNVYNALSAIENASMQTLQNKYKLKDPLAAWKAYQSFIKAKETAVKGFETKDALKALQETSAYLQSFGYNNFSNGKNENGYENAFNCFEAVLKIDKMLQDNGMKSVFNQADDYQNQLYITALAGMNISNRAASVPYLEELKKRNFNDKNGSGATIYQGLFEYYQSTKEDTKAEEVLAEGRTKFPNDNNLLFSEINLFLQKGKLTELIDKLKKAKEIEPNNVSIYNTLGNVYDNLCQKAWEANDAAKANEYMAEAINHYNDALTKEPNNFIAVYSLGALHYNKAAQVGKEVNKLSSDYTAEGTKKYKEKVAEMGAIFDQALPYLEKAEKIDPSDKNTIIALKEIYARKGNFEKSNLYKARLEKM, encoded by the coding sequence ATGAAAAATACTTTTTTAGTCAGTTTAATCATGTTTCTTGGCTTATCAATAGCCTTCGCTCAAGAACCAGAAAAAGATGTCAAGAAAGCAGACAAGCTCTATGGTTTATACCAGTTAGATCAAGTCAATAGTGCTGGAAAACTCAGCGAAGCTCAAAAAATCATCGATGCAGTATATATGGACCCTGCAGTGACCACACAACATAAAACATGGATGGTGCGTGGCAATGTCTACAATGCATTAAGTGCTATCGAAAACGCTTCTATGCAAACACTACAAAACAAGTATAAATTAAAAGATCCTCTAGCTGCTTGGAAGGCATATCAATCATTCATCAAAGCAAAAGAAACGGCAGTAAAAGGTTTCGAAACTAAAGATGCCTTGAAAGCATTACAAGAGACTTCAGCGTATTTACAAAGTTTTGGATACAATAATTTTTCCAACGGTAAAAACGAGAACGGCTACGAAAATGCATTCAACTGTTTTGAAGCGGTTTTAAAAATAGACAAAATGTTACAAGACAATGGTATGAAATCGGTGTTTAACCAAGCAGATGATTACCAGAATCAATTGTATATCACGGCACTTGCAGGCATGAATATCAGCAACCGAGCTGCTTCAGTCCCATATTTGGAAGAGTTGAAAAAAAGAAATTTCAATGATAAAAATGGTTCAGGAGCAACCATTTATCAGGGATTATTCGAATATTATCAATCCACAAAGGAAGACACAAAAGCAGAAGAAGTTTTAGCTGAGGGAAGAACAAAGTTTCCTAACGACAACAATCTACTATTTTCTGAAATCAATCTTTTCCTTCAGAAAGGAAAACTTACTGAATTGATTGATAAGCTGAAAAAAGCTAAAGAGATCGAACCAAACAATGTATCGATTTATAATACATTAGGAAACGTTTATGACAATCTTTGTCAGAAAGCTTGGGAGGCAAATGATGCAGCTAAAGCGAATGAGTATATGGCTGAAGCAATAAATCATTATAACGATGCATTGACCAAAGAACCGAATAATTTTATTGCTGTATATAGTTTAGGTGCACTCCATTACAACAAAGCTGCACAAGTTGGGAAAGAAGTAAATAAGCTATCTTCAGATTATACTGCTGAAGGTACTAAAAAGTATAAAGAGAAAGTTGCAGAAATGGGTGCTATTTTTGATCAAGCTTTACCTTATCTTGAGAAAGCTGAAAAAATAGATCCGTCAGACAAGAATACAATAATTGCATTGAAAGAAATTTATGCTAGAAAAGGCAATTTTGAAAAGTCCAATCTTTACAAAGCTCGCTTAGAAAAAATGTAA